In Mycobacterium sp. JS623, one genomic interval encodes:
- a CDS encoding acyl-CoA dehydrogenase: MSKSALAITEEHIDLADSVIGQLNRLDSRGAARATLEDGAAHPSEIWSAGTGLGWNGLAIAEGHGGSGFSLAELAVVLELLGRELSPGPFLPTVAAAVVIDRCASDSVRAQLLPRLADGSAVGALALSGNVTGGSDLVLTGESPAVLGAPDADVLVIAAGEDIVIVDAKADGVTITALESLDTTRSVGSVALRGVTLDEDRVLRGAARKARTVFRILASAEAVGVSWAALDMAVEYAKVREQFGRTIGTFQAVKHHAANMLVNAEETTAAAWDAARADDLDSAWFPAAVAAAHAIRTQVFNAQYNIQLHGGIAYTWEHDAHLYLRRARTLAALMEEGGDPLLDVVEGQRSGQAHGASFTLPPEADAYRSQAREAVGQLQSLPEDKQRDYLVDSGYLVPHWPKPWGRAADVLEQLVIEEEFTGIERPDMGITGWVALTIAQAGTDDQRERWVEPVLRGQVMWCQLFSEPGAGSDAAAVRTAAKKVDGGWRVTGQKVWTSLAQYCQWGLATVRTDPDAPKHAGVTMMAIDMKAPGVTVNPLRGITGDSHFNEVFFDDVFVPDADVVGDVNRGWLVARATLGNERISIGGGSGGASGFSPDHLIKLLDASPSAANYVRRAGECIAETHTLRLLNLRRASRAIAGAEPGPEGNVTKLLVAEAGQRITELGMELAGSAAVVGQAPKLLRSYLGNRAMTIAGGTSEITRNTIAERILGLPRDPLLK; the protein is encoded by the coding sequence GTGAGTAAGTCGGCTCTCGCCATCACCGAAGAACACATCGACCTGGCCGATTCAGTCATCGGGCAGCTGAATCGCCTGGATAGCCGCGGCGCGGCGCGCGCGACGTTGGAGGACGGCGCCGCCCATCCGTCGGAGATCTGGTCGGCAGGCACGGGGCTCGGCTGGAACGGGCTGGCGATCGCCGAGGGCCACGGTGGTTCGGGGTTCAGCCTGGCCGAGCTGGCGGTTGTGCTCGAGTTATTGGGACGTGAGCTGTCACCCGGCCCGTTCCTGCCGACGGTCGCGGCTGCCGTCGTGATCGACCGCTGCGCATCGGATTCTGTTCGCGCGCAGTTACTTCCGAGGTTGGCCGACGGGAGCGCGGTCGGCGCGCTCGCATTGTCGGGCAATGTCACCGGCGGCTCTGACCTGGTGCTCACCGGCGAAAGCCCCGCGGTCCTTGGCGCGCCTGACGCCGACGTGCTGGTGATCGCCGCTGGTGAGGACATTGTGATCGTCGACGCGAAGGCCGACGGTGTGACAATCACGGCGCTGGAGTCCCTGGACACCACTCGCAGCGTCGGATCTGTCGCGCTGCGCGGCGTGACACTCGACGAGGACAGGGTGTTGCGCGGCGCCGCCCGCAAGGCGCGGACGGTGTTCCGGATCCTGGCCTCAGCCGAGGCGGTCGGCGTCAGCTGGGCCGCCCTGGACATGGCGGTCGAATACGCGAAGGTGCGCGAGCAGTTCGGCCGCACCATCGGCACCTTCCAGGCGGTCAAGCACCATGCGGCCAACATGTTGGTCAACGCCGAGGAGACCACGGCGGCCGCCTGGGACGCTGCGCGCGCCGACGACCTGGACAGTGCGTGGTTCCCCGCCGCCGTTGCCGCGGCGCACGCCATTCGCACCCAAGTCTTCAACGCGCAGTACAACATTCAGCTGCATGGCGGCATCGCCTACACCTGGGAGCACGACGCGCATCTGTATCTGCGGCGCGCCCGCACCTTGGCCGCGCTGATGGAGGAGGGCGGCGACCCGCTGCTCGACGTCGTGGAAGGCCAGCGCAGCGGTCAGGCGCACGGGGCGTCGTTCACGCTGCCGCCCGAGGCGGACGCATACCGCAGCCAGGCCCGCGAGGCCGTCGGCCAGCTGCAGTCCCTGCCCGAGGACAAGCAGCGGGACTATCTTGTCGACTCCGGCTATCTCGTGCCGCACTGGCCGAAGCCGTGGGGCCGGGCCGCCGATGTGCTCGAGCAGTTGGTCATCGAGGAGGAGTTCACCGGCATCGAGCGACCGGACATGGGCATCACCGGGTGGGTGGCGCTGACGATCGCGCAGGCGGGCACGGATGACCAGCGGGAGCGCTGGGTCGAACCCGTGCTGCGGGGCCAGGTGATGTGGTGCCAGTTGTTCTCCGAGCCGGGCGCGGGCTCGGACGCTGCCGCGGTGCGCACGGCAGCCAAAAAGGTGGACGGCGGCTGGCGGGTTACCGGGCAGAAGGTGTGGACCAGCCTGGCGCAGTACTGCCAGTGGGGTCTGGCGACGGTGCGCACCGATCCCGATGCGCCCAAGCATGCCGGTGTGACGATGATGGCGATCGACATGAAAGCCCCTGGCGTGACGGTGAATCCGCTGCGCGGCATCACTGGCGATTCACATTTCAACGAGGTCTTCTTCGATGATGTCTTTGTTCCTGACGCCGATGTCGTCGGCGACGTGAACCGCGGCTGGCTGGTGGCGCGCGCGACGCTGGGCAACGAGCGCATCTCGATCGGCGGCGGCTCCGGTGGCGCATCCGGCTTCAGCCCCGACCACCTCATCAAGCTGCTCGATGCCTCCCCGTCGGCGGCCAACTACGTGCGGCGTGCGGGCGAGTGCATTGCGGAGACGCACACGCTGCGGCTGTTGAACCTGCGCCGGGCCAGCCGGGCCATCGCCGGTGCGGAGCCGGGGCCGGAGGGCAACGTGACCAAACTGCTGGTGGCCGAGGCAGGGCAGCGGATCACCGAGTTGGGCATGGAATTGGCCGGTTCGGCGGCGGTGGTCGGCCAGGCGCCGAAGCTGCTGCGAAGTTACCTCGGCAACCGGGCCA
- a CDS encoding alpha/beta hydrolase: protein MTVRPDTRYPGPTMWSRARWLLKAGPADYMLAMSVASASLPVIGKHLEPLGAATAMGIWGYRHMPDFLGATARSWFEPGNAELRQQERDATNSVTEAALHGIVPANDLAIEWPAPESSPPLWKFRQHRRSVHRTSVRYGPLPSQLLDVWRPKELPVEPAPVLLFVPGGAWVHGSRMLQGYALMSHLAEMGWVCLSIDYRCAPHHRWPAHITDVKTAIAWARANVDKYGGDRNFVAVAGCSAGGHLSALAGLTANDPEMQCDLPEGSDTSVDAVVGIYGRYDWEDRSTAERVRFMDFLERVVVGRKAAKHPDVFRKASPMAWVHEDAPPFLVIHGTGDSVIPVEQARSFVERLRKASHSVVSYIELPGAGHAFDMIDGARTGSMATAIGLFLNQIHRNRSLTRAKQVI, encoded by the coding sequence ATGACGGTACGACCGGACACCCGGTATCCCGGACCGACGATGTGGTCACGTGCCCGGTGGTTACTAAAGGCGGGTCCCGCCGACTACATGCTGGCGATGAGCGTGGCGTCGGCCTCCCTGCCCGTAATCGGGAAACATCTTGAGCCGCTTGGGGCTGCGACGGCAATGGGCATCTGGGGTTACCGCCACATGCCGGATTTCCTCGGCGCAACCGCACGCTCCTGGTTTGAGCCGGGCAACGCAGAGTTGCGGCAACAGGAACGCGACGCCACGAACTCCGTGACGGAAGCCGCACTGCACGGCATCGTGCCTGCCAATGATCTGGCAATCGAGTGGCCTGCGCCGGAGAGCTCGCCGCCACTGTGGAAGTTCCGCCAGCATCGCCGCAGCGTGCACCGCACCTCGGTGCGTTACGGTCCACTCCCCTCGCAGCTGCTCGACGTGTGGCGGCCCAAGGAACTACCAGTCGAGCCGGCGCCCGTCTTGCTTTTCGTGCCGGGCGGTGCCTGGGTGCACGGCAGCCGGATGTTGCAGGGCTACGCGCTGATGTCACATCTGGCCGAGATGGGCTGGGTGTGCTTGTCCATCGACTACCGGTGCGCGCCGCACCACCGCTGGCCGGCGCACATCACCGACGTCAAGACTGCGATCGCGTGGGCCCGCGCCAACGTCGACAAGTACGGCGGCGACCGCAATTTCGTTGCAGTAGCGGGATGTTCGGCGGGCGGACACCTCTCAGCGCTGGCCGGACTGACCGCGAACGACCCGGAGATGCAGTGCGATCTGCCGGAGGGGTCGGACACCTCCGTCGACGCGGTGGTCGGGATCTACGGCCGCTACGACTGGGAAGACCGGTCGACGGCCGAGCGCGTTCGCTTCATGGACTTCCTGGAGCGTGTGGTGGTCGGCAGAAAGGCGGCCAAGCACCCGGATGTATTCCGCAAGGCTTCGCCGATGGCGTGGGTACACGAGGACGCTCCGCCATTTCTGGTCATTCACGGCACCGGTGACAGCGTCATTCCCGTCGAGCAGGCCCGCAGTTTCGTCGAGCGCCTACGCAAGGCGTCGCACTCGGTGGTCAGCTACATCGAGCTGCCAGGTGCCGGTCACGCGTTCGACATGATAGACGGCGCCCGAACCGGATCGATGGCGACCGCAATCGGCCTGTTCCTCAACCAAATTCACCGCAACCGATCGCTGACGCGCGCCAAGCAGGTGATCTAG
- a CDS encoding WS/DGAT/MGAT family O-acyltransferase, with protein MKRLSGWDAVLLYSETPTVHMHTLKLAVIEFDDLGGRNFGIDEFRKVIQGRLHKMEPFCYQLIEVPGKVHHPMWRENCEVDLEYHVRPFRVDAPGGRRQLDDAVGRIASTPLDRSKPLWEMYFIEGLANGRIAVLGKIHHALADGVASANLLARGMDLQTGPQTDRDCYASDPAPTSGELLRSAFADHVRHIGRFPGVVRYTAQGIQRVRKSSRKLSPELTRPFTPPPSFMNHRVDAQRRFATATLALADVKQTAKQLGVTINDMVLAISAGALRQLSLKYDGHADHPLLASVPVSFDFSPDRVSGNRFSGVMMVVPIQLDDPLERVQAVHDAAVEAKETHNLLGPELVSRWAAYFPPAPAERLFRWLADKDGQNKVLNIPISNVPGPREPGRVGGALVTEIYSVGPLTTGAGLNITVWSYVDQLNISVLSDGATLADPHELTDALLDAFVEIRRAAGLSETLTIVEKAMAQ; from the coding sequence GTGAAGAGGCTTAGCGGGTGGGACGCTGTGCTGTTGTACAGCGAGACCCCGACGGTGCACATGCACACCCTCAAGCTGGCGGTGATCGAGTTCGACGACCTCGGTGGCCGCAACTTCGGCATTGACGAGTTCCGCAAGGTGATCCAAGGCCGGCTGCACAAGATGGAGCCTTTCTGCTACCAGCTCATCGAGGTGCCGGGCAAGGTCCACCACCCGATGTGGCGGGAGAACTGCGAGGTCGACCTCGAATACCACGTTCGGCCGTTCCGGGTCGACGCGCCAGGTGGCCGTCGCCAACTCGACGACGCCGTCGGCAGGATCGCGAGTACCCCACTGGATCGCAGTAAGCCATTGTGGGAGATGTATTTCATCGAGGGGCTGGCGAACGGCAGGATCGCAGTGCTCGGCAAGATCCACCACGCGCTGGCCGACGGAGTGGCATCGGCCAACCTGCTGGCGCGGGGGATGGACTTGCAGACGGGTCCGCAGACCGACCGGGACTGCTATGCGAGCGATCCCGCGCCGACCAGCGGCGAGCTGTTGCGTTCGGCGTTCGCCGACCACGTGCGGCACATCGGCAGATTTCCGGGTGTCGTGCGCTATACCGCACAAGGCATCCAGCGGGTCAGGAAGAGTTCGCGGAAGTTGTCGCCCGAGCTGACGCGGCCCTTCACCCCGCCGCCGTCGTTCATGAACCACCGTGTGGACGCGCAGCGCAGGTTCGCCACCGCGACACTCGCGCTGGCCGACGTGAAGCAAACCGCCAAGCAGCTGGGCGTCACGATCAACGACATGGTGCTCGCGATCTCCGCAGGGGCGCTGCGTCAGCTGTCGCTCAAATACGACGGCCACGCCGATCATCCGCTATTGGCCTCTGTCCCAGTGAGTTTCGACTTCTCACCGGACCGCGTCTCCGGCAATCGCTTCTCGGGCGTCATGATGGTCGTGCCCATCCAGCTCGATGATCCGCTCGAACGGGTGCAGGCCGTGCACGACGCCGCGGTGGAAGCCAAGGAGACACACAATCTGCTCGGCCCCGAACTGGTCAGCAGGTGGGCGGCGTACTTCCCGCCCGCGCCTGCTGAGCGGTTGTTCCGCTGGCTCGCGGACAAGGATGGCCAGAACAAGGTGTTGAACATCCCGATCTCCAACGTGCCCGGCCCGCGTGAGCCGGGTCGTGTCGGGGGCGCATTGGTGACGGAGATCTACTCTGTCGGACCACTGACCACGGGCGCGGGCCTGAACATCACGGTGTGGAGCTACGTCGACCAGCTCAACATCTCGGTGCTTTCCGACGGCGCCACATTGGCGGACCCGCACGAACTGACCGACGCGTTGCTCGATGCATTCGTCGAAATACGCCGCGCCGCAGGGCTTTCCGAGACGTTGACCATCGTCGAGAAGGCGATGGCGCAATAG
- a CDS encoding alpha/beta hydrolase encodes MRRRWPLLRACAELLNAVNGVRPIAREGYITLPVFAFGWPTTEMSAVYLAGSMFDAVRRGVRGDFRGARGRIALVLTGIAWGLLVLIQRRNIASKPYFEEPLREVLGDDYEKIAAQSQPVRRRRMIGVWPTDLVRRRYVEKASTVQYGPHRRVNRADIWRRSDLPRDGKAPVLLQVPGGAWAIGMRRPQAYPLLSHMAERGWICVSIDYRVSPRNTWPDHIVDVKRALAWIKENIADYGGDPDFVAITGGSAGGHLCALAALTPDDPQYQPGFEDADTSVVAAVPIYGRYDWVSGNGNGRREFIAFLQKYVVKRRIVERKQVYVDASPIMRLRPDAPPFFILHGEDDSIIPVPEGRAFAAAMKDTSTSVVAYAEIPHAQHAFDFYYGSPRGHYTAQAVATFLSWVHATRREQASSGHLSHAESREA; translated from the coding sequence GTGCGTAGACGCTGGCCACTACTGCGCGCCTGCGCGGAGCTGCTCAACGCTGTCAACGGGGTGCGCCCGATCGCCCGCGAGGGCTACATCACGCTGCCTGTGTTCGCCTTCGGTTGGCCGACCACCGAGATGTCGGCTGTCTATCTCGCCGGATCGATGTTCGACGCGGTGCGCCGCGGTGTTCGCGGGGACTTTCGCGGTGCTCGTGGCCGAATTGCGCTGGTGCTCACCGGCATTGCCTGGGGCCTGCTGGTGCTGATCCAGCGCCGCAACATCGCGTCCAAACCGTATTTCGAAGAGCCGCTGCGCGAGGTGCTTGGCGACGACTACGAGAAGATCGCAGCGCAATCACAACCGGTGAGGCGCCGCAGGATGATCGGCGTGTGGCCCACCGATTTGGTACGTCGCCGTTATGTCGAGAAGGCAAGCACGGTTCAGTACGGTCCCCATCGTCGGGTCAACCGGGCAGACATCTGGCGGCGCAGTGATCTACCCCGCGACGGCAAAGCCCCCGTACTGCTGCAGGTACCCGGCGGCGCATGGGCCATCGGCATGCGACGGCCACAGGCCTATCCGCTGCTGAGCCATATGGCCGAGCGCGGATGGATTTGCGTATCAATCGATTACCGGGTCAGTCCCCGGAACACGTGGCCGGACCACATCGTCGACGTCAAACGAGCGCTCGCGTGGATCAAGGAAAACATTGCCGACTACGGCGGCGATCCGGATTTCGTTGCGATCACCGGCGGTTCGGCAGGCGGTCATCTGTGCGCGCTGGCCGCGCTCACCCCTGACGACCCGCAATACCAGCCGGGTTTCGAGGACGCCGACACCTCTGTGGTGGCTGCGGTCCCGATCTACGGCCGCTATGACTGGGTCTCCGGCAACGGCAACGGCCGCAGGGAGTTCATCGCGTTCTTGCAGAAGTACGTGGTCAAGAGGCGCATTGTCGAGCGTAAGCAGGTATACGTCGACGCGTCGCCGATCATGCGGTTACGGCCCGACGCACCACCGTTTTTCATCTTGCACGGCGAAGACGACTCGATCATCCCGGTGCCCGAGGGCCGCGCTTTCGCCGCCGCGATGAAGGACACGTCGACTTCGGTCGTCGCGTACGCCGAGATACCGCACGCCCAGCATGCCTTCGATTTCTACTACGGGTCGCCGCGTGGCCACTACACCGCTCAGGCGGTAGCGACGTTCCTGTCCTGGGTGCACGCCACGCGACGCGAGCAGGCGTCGAGTGGCCACTTATCGCACGCCGAATCGCGCGAAGCGTGA
- the fadD12 gene encoding acyl-CoA ligase FadD12 — protein MAITDRLTETLGVVATMARARLLAPMRPDKYLRIAAAMQRENMGITSGFAAAAQRCPDRPGLIDELGALTWREIDQRADALAAALQALPGAAPKVLGLMARNHRGFVESLIAANRVGADVLLLNTSFAGPALAEVVSREDVDTVIYDEEFTETVDRALSDKPGATRIIAWTDGPQDGLTVEKLIADHSGREPKRADNKSKVILLTSGTTGTPKGAKHSGGADGGPGILKAILDRTPWRAEEPVVVVAPMFHAWGFSQLVFAASLACTVITRRKFDPEATLELIDRYRATGLCVVPVMFDRIMELPDDVRNKYSGRSLRFAAASGSRMRPDVVIKFMDQFGDVIYNNYNATEAGMIATATPQDLRAAPDTAGKPAGGTEIRILDSDFNELPTGEVGTIYVRNSTQFDGYTSGKTKDFHEGFMSSGDIGRFDEAGRLFVVGRDDEMIVSGGENIYPIEVEKTLMSHADVAEASVLGVDDEQYGQRLVAFVVLNGGASATPDVLKQHVRENLANYKVPREITILDELPRSSTGKIVRRELQDRAARA, from the coding sequence ATGGCCATCACCGACCGGCTCACCGAAACGCTCGGCGTTGTCGCGACGATGGCCCGCGCCCGCTTGCTCGCGCCGATGCGGCCCGACAAGTATCTACGGATCGCCGCGGCGATGCAGCGCGAAAACATGGGCATCACATCGGGATTCGCCGCCGCGGCGCAGCGCTGCCCCGATCGGCCCGGCCTCATCGACGAACTCGGCGCCCTGACGTGGCGGGAAATCGACCAGCGCGCCGACGCATTGGCCGCGGCCTTGCAGGCCCTGCCCGGAGCGGCTCCGAAAGTGCTTGGCCTGATGGCACGAAACCACCGCGGCTTCGTCGAGTCACTGATCGCCGCCAACCGGGTCGGCGCCGACGTGCTGCTGCTCAACACCTCGTTCGCCGGACCCGCGCTGGCCGAGGTCGTAAGCCGCGAAGACGTGGACACGGTCATCTACGACGAGGAGTTCACCGAAACCGTTGACCGCGCACTGTCCGATAAGCCCGGCGCGACGCGGATCATCGCGTGGACCGACGGCCCCCAGGACGGGCTGACGGTCGAGAAGCTGATCGCCGACCACTCGGGGCGAGAACCCAAGCGCGCTGACAACAAGAGCAAGGTCATCCTGCTGACGTCGGGCACCACCGGAACTCCCAAGGGCGCCAAGCACTCCGGCGGCGCCGACGGCGGGCCCGGCATTCTCAAGGCGATCCTGGACCGTACCCCGTGGCGCGCCGAGGAACCAGTCGTCGTCGTCGCGCCGATGTTTCACGCATGGGGGTTCTCCCAGTTGGTGTTCGCGGCGTCGCTGGCGTGCACGGTCATCACCCGCCGCAAGTTCGACCCCGAGGCCACCCTCGAGCTCATCGACCGTTACCGCGCCACCGGGCTGTGCGTGGTGCCGGTGATGTTCGACCGGATCATGGAACTGCCCGACGACGTCCGCAACAAATACAGCGGGCGGTCGTTGCGGTTCGCCGCCGCGTCGGGCTCACGGATGCGGCCCGACGTCGTCATCAAGTTCATGGATCAGTTCGGCGACGTGATTTACAACAACTACAACGCCACCGAAGCCGGCATGATCGCCACGGCGACACCGCAAGACCTGCGGGCCGCCCCCGATACCGCAGGCAAGCCGGCCGGTGGCACCGAAATACGGATTCTGGACTCCGATTTCAACGAGCTGCCCACCGGCGAGGTCGGCACCATCTACGTCCGCAATTCCACGCAGTTCGACGGCTACACCTCCGGCAAGACGAAGGACTTCCATGAGGGGTTCATGTCGTCCGGTGATATCGGCCGCTTCGACGAGGCCGGACGGCTTTTCGTGGTTGGCCGCGACGACGAGATGATTGTCTCCGGCGGTGAGAACATCTACCCGATCGAGGTGGAGAAGACGCTGATGTCACATGCGGATGTGGCGGAGGCATCGGTGCTTGGGGTGGACGACGAACAGTACGGCCAGCGACTGGTGGCGTTTGTGGTTTTGAATGGCGGCGCCTCGGCTACCCCCGACGTACTGAAACAACACGTCCGCGAGAACTTGGCGAATTACAAAGTACCCAGGGAGATCACGATTCTCGACGAACTACCTCGCAGCAGCACCGGCAAGATCGTGCGCCGCGAATTGCAGGACCGCGCGGCTCGTGCGTAG
- a CDS encoding lysophospholipid acyltransferase family protein, translated as MTSTDIEPSELTKWDPGLTARVMGLTRPFLKRYFRSEVRGLENMPAGGALLVSNHSGGMLPMDVPILSAHYYEKHGYDRPMYTLSHDMLSVGPTGDFFKKIGYISANHENADEALRSGGLVVVFPGGDYDVYRPTFSENKIDFGGRTGYVKAALNAGVPIVPTVGIGGQETQIFLSRGTWLAKRLGPIARLARTKIVPISFGFPFGLSIVVPPNIPLPAKIVMQVLPPIDIIAEFGEDPDIDEVDAHVRHVMQRALDELAEERTLPVLG; from the coding sequence TTGACCTCGACCGATATCGAACCGTCGGAACTCACCAAGTGGGATCCGGGCCTCACCGCGCGCGTCATGGGCCTCACGCGGCCGTTCCTCAAGCGCTACTTCCGATCAGAAGTTCGCGGGCTGGAGAACATGCCGGCCGGTGGCGCGCTGCTGGTCAGCAACCACTCAGGCGGCATGCTGCCGATGGATGTGCCGATCCTCTCGGCGCATTACTACGAGAAGCACGGCTATGACCGGCCGATGTACACGCTGAGCCACGACATGCTCTCCGTCGGGCCGACCGGTGACTTCTTCAAGAAGATCGGCTACATCAGCGCCAACCACGAGAACGCCGATGAGGCGCTGCGCTCCGGTGGGCTCGTCGTGGTTTTCCCGGGCGGCGACTACGACGTCTATCGGCCGACGTTCTCGGAGAACAAGATCGACTTCGGTGGGCGCACCGGCTACGTCAAAGCTGCACTCAATGCAGGCGTGCCAATTGTGCCGACTGTCGGCATCGGTGGCCAGGAGACGCAGATCTTCCTGTCCCGCGGGACGTGGCTGGCGAAGCGGCTCGGGCCGATCGCGCGCCTGGCCCGCACCAAGATCGTGCCGATTTCCTTCGGATTCCCGTTCGGCTTGAGCATCGTGGTGCCACCCAACATTCCGCTGCCCGCCAAGATCGTCATGCAGGTACTGCCGCCGATCGACATCATCGCCGAGTTCGGTGAGGACCCAGACATCGACGAGGTCGATGCTCACGTGCGCCATGTTATGCAGCGCGCCCTCGACGAACTGGCCGAGGAGCGCACGCTCCCGGTGCTTGGCTAA
- a CDS encoding crotonase/enoyl-CoA hydratase family protein, translating to MSAATADTITGVTDNTENVVRVEQRDRILVITINRPEAKNAVNAAVSRGLADAMDRLDGDAGLSVGVLTGAGGSFSAGMDLKAFARGENVIVEGRGMGFTERPPAKPLIAAVEGYCLAGGCELALATDLIVASKESAFGIPEVKRGLVAGGGGLLRLPQRIPYAVAMELALTGENLSAPRAHELGLVNALAEPGAALDAAIALAERITANGPLAVAATKQIIVESRGWSPDEMWSKQTRILMPVFSSNDAKEGAIAFAEKRPPKWTGS from the coding sequence ATGTCGGCAGCGACGGCGGATACGATCACCGGCGTGACAGATAACACCGAAAATGTAGTCCGCGTCGAGCAGCGGGACAGGATCCTGGTCATCACCATCAACCGTCCCGAGGCGAAGAACGCCGTCAACGCGGCGGTGAGCCGCGGGTTGGCCGACGCGATGGACCGCCTCGACGGCGACGCCGGCCTCTCGGTGGGTGTGCTGACCGGGGCCGGCGGCTCATTCAGTGCGGGCATGGACCTCAAGGCGTTCGCCCGCGGGGAGAACGTCATCGTGGAGGGCCGTGGCATGGGCTTCACCGAGCGCCCGCCTGCCAAGCCGTTGATCGCGGCCGTGGAGGGCTACTGCCTTGCGGGCGGGTGTGAATTGGCGTTGGCCACCGACCTGATCGTCGCGTCCAAGGAGTCGGCGTTCGGCATTCCCGAGGTGAAGCGGGGCCTGGTCGCCGGCGGCGGGGGGCTGCTGCGGTTGCCGCAGCGCATCCCCTATGCGGTCGCGATGGAACTCGCGCTGACCGGTGAGAACCTGTCGGCGCCACGGGCCCATGAGCTGGGCCTGGTCAACGCCCTCGCCGAACCGGGCGCGGCGCTGGACGCTGCGATCGCACTCGCGGAGCGGATCACCGCCAACGGCCCGCTGGCAGTCGCGGCGACCAAGCAGATCATCGTCGAATCGCGAGGCTGGAGCCCGGACGAGATGTGGTCGAAGCAGACCCGCATCCTGATGCCCGTCTTCAGCAGCAACGACGCCAAGGAAGGTGCGATCGCCTTCGCCGAGAAGCGCCCGCCAAAGTGGACGGGAAGCTGA
- a CDS encoding arylamine N-acetyltransferase family protein — translation MTTEVTDAVDVAAYFDRIGYRGGAEPTVETVRALVAVHNRSIPFENLDPLMGIPVADLSVAALTDKLVHRRRGGYCYEHNGLMGYVLEQLGFGVERLAGRVVWLNPDGPLPAQTHQVLSVTVPDVDGPLLVDVGFGGQTLTSPIRLEAGPVQETRHEPYRLRERGEFLQLEAEVRGEWQPLYIFTTRPQPRIDLEVGSWYVSTHPDSFFVTGLTAALVTDEARYNMRGRNLAIHCAGETEKIRFDTAAEVLDALTERFGINLADLGNHADLEARVNGVLDS, via the coding sequence ATGACAACCGAAGTCACCGATGCTGTGGATGTGGCCGCCTACTTCGACCGAATCGGCTATCGCGGCGGCGCGGAACCGACCGTCGAGACCGTGCGTGCGCTGGTGGCTGTGCACAACCGATCCATCCCGTTCGAGAACCTCGACCCGCTGATGGGCATCCCCGTCGCCGACCTCAGCGTCGCCGCGCTGACCGACAAGCTCGTGCACCGCCGCCGCGGTGGCTACTGCTACGAGCACAACGGGCTGATGGGATATGTGCTCGAGCAGTTGGGCTTCGGTGTCGAACGGCTTGCCGGTCGCGTGGTGTGGCTGAACCCCGACGGTCCGCTTCCCGCGCAAACGCATCAGGTGCTGTCGGTGACCGTGCCCGACGTCGATGGCCCGCTTCTGGTCGACGTCGGATTCGGTGGGCAGACCTTGACGTCACCCATCCGCCTGGAGGCGGGTCCGGTGCAGGAGACTCGCCACGAGCCGTACCGCCTCAGAGAGCGTGGGGAGTTCCTCCAACTGGAAGCCGAGGTCCGCGGCGAGTGGCAACCGCTGTACATCTTCACCACGCGGCCGCAACCGCGAATCGATCTCGAGGTCGGAAGTTGGTATGTGTCGACGCATCCCGACTCGTTCTTCGTTACCGGTTTGACGGCAGCTCTGGTGACCGATGAGGCGCGATATAACATGCGTGGCCGAAATCTAGCCATCCACTGCGCGGGCGAAACCGAGAAGATCCGCTTCGACACCGCCGCCGAGGTGCTCGACGCGCTGACCGAGCGCTTTGGCATCAACCTGGCCGACCTCGGTAACCATGCCGACCTCGAGGCGCGTGTTAACGGGGTGCTGGATAGCTGA